One window of Mangrovibacterium diazotrophicum genomic DNA carries:
- a CDS encoding SDR family NAD(P)-dependent oxidoreductase translates to MDKWALVTGAAGGIGLELARLLCADGYNLFMIDLDEQNLATRKNELQQEYGNKVETLSCDLSDKSAATQVYDWVQKMGVKLNVLVNNAGFGIFGMFASTSWEREEKMINLHVYTPTQLVKLFLPGMIDRKDGRILNVASLAAFHPGPLMCMYYSTKAYLLSFTTSVATELKGTGVSMTVLCPGITKTGFQKAVGSSDPKISVNMASAEKVASFGYRAMTKGKVLAVPGFMNNFILFVRRFVPLTSQAKMVMRIQEKNRQKQ, encoded by the coding sequence ATGGACAAATGGGCTTTAGTCACAGGAGCAGCCGGAGGAATCGGTTTGGAACTTGCCCGGCTGCTTTGTGCTGACGGATATAATTTATTCATGATCGATCTGGACGAGCAGAATCTGGCGACACGTAAAAATGAGCTTCAACAAGAATATGGCAACAAGGTAGAAACGCTGTCCTGCGATCTCAGCGACAAATCGGCTGCAACGCAAGTTTACGATTGGGTACAAAAAATGGGCGTGAAGTTGAATGTTCTGGTAAATAACGCAGGGTTTGGCATCTTCGGAATGTTCGCTTCAACATCCTGGGAACGGGAAGAAAAGATGATCAACCTGCACGTCTACACACCGACACAGCTTGTCAAACTGTTCCTTCCGGGCATGATTGATCGGAAAGACGGACGAATTTTGAATGTTGCTTCTTTGGCAGCTTTCCATCCCGGCCCGCTCATGTGTATGTATTATTCCACCAAGGCTTATTTACTCTCGTTTACCACCTCTGTTGCTACGGAACTAAAGGGAACGGGCGTTAGTATGACAGTACTTTGTCCCGGAATTACCAAGACCGGTTTCCAGAAAGCGGTTGGTTCTTCCGATCCCAAAATCAGTGTGAATATGGCCAGTGCCGAGAAAGTGGCCAGTTTTGGTTATCGGGCCATGACTAAAGGAAAAGTTCTGGCAGTACCCGGCTTCATGAACAATTTTATCCTGTTTGTCCGTCGATTCGTACCGCTTACTTCGCAAGCAAAGATGGTGATGCGCATTCAGGAAAAGAACCGGCAAAAACAATAA
- a CDS encoding NACHT domain-containing protein — MKGQEFEIKELINDEIRRKYGHKIRYAKDCQVLADSITETTNRQISVSTLKRFFGIIKTPFNPSQYTLDTLAIYLNFENWEDYANTFEKNKHSFSNLNSWQQLKRRMLYITSTSMESIGAKIGRDACEWPLREFAVNKIDTFLNSQKTATAFIAPDGYGKSTHIYRLVEHYFTGQNAKYPDDIVLLIDGGSLVNMVNKYSSNARIKNLLSFDPGNSFSNYFRENPDEITGRFVLIIDGLNEIFYQTDKLSGFIENLLDIVAFYENTPWFKLILTAHPDNWKILSGITQKKTSIRKQWFDVSFNALVNETINIPLLKKKEIKQLLEKHHSQKQLQQMYFQAPHTLEVISHPFFLNLFLKKKQENIETDIDLLQDAICNNLFSEPFSVQKAAIIDTIFQHSEYGRKITSIDKDVFPTTEEFTAAYKDLVAKNILYEYTIPGYYLSLKTCVNFSHDILMEFMLANKWLRENKFDLNLIKRVSDYYSDNRQLRSNIIKYLIKIAFRESKTELLKDIYSIFKVGSSNEILIDTLDIDSDALNILTLELRKHKEIRDYLIPHYAKSQAGQQFYFEFFFDMDALVLHSGENVNYYLENAPREDAQIYGHYLKFTQFFFEKDMENLQAEAGWFAQIQQPEKLVPLTAGFYYAVQIMSEVFLQNRFSDQLMQRIMKQSEQFLTDKAQLKFSFPIFEYLVANALNYANRFNEIVTVTNAVTDKYILDKHRSSWLYELMRAFYARALLNTGEEEIARENLKEVELRSVSVNYKYYVKLRYYLVQVDFLLHDEKTGQAIELLDEIKSIAKMIKFKYFYDQASTIEKKLKSNSSNSSNMHGRKNLEKI, encoded by the coding sequence ATGAAGGGGCAGGAATTTGAAATAAAAGAACTCATCAATGACGAAATCCGCAGAAAGTACGGACACAAAATCCGCTATGCCAAAGACTGCCAGGTTCTCGCCGACTCGATCACGGAAACTACGAACAGGCAAATCAGTGTTTCTACCTTAAAACGATTTTTCGGTATCATTAAAACGCCTTTTAATCCGTCTCAATACACACTCGATACCTTGGCTATTTACCTCAATTTCGAAAATTGGGAAGACTACGCCAACACATTCGAAAAAAATAAGCATTCATTCTCGAATTTGAATTCCTGGCAGCAACTAAAAAGGCGGATGCTTTATATTACTTCCACCTCCATGGAATCAATCGGGGCGAAGATTGGAAGAGATGCCTGCGAATGGCCACTCCGCGAATTCGCCGTCAACAAAATCGACACTTTCCTGAATTCACAAAAAACGGCGACCGCATTCATTGCTCCCGATGGCTATGGAAAATCGACGCATATTTACCGACTGGTCGAACACTATTTCACCGGACAGAATGCGAAGTATCCCGACGACATTGTGCTGCTAATTGATGGAGGCAGCCTGGTTAACATGGTCAATAAATATTCGAGCAATGCCCGAATAAAGAATCTGCTGAGCTTTGACCCGGGCAACAGCTTCAGTAACTATTTCCGCGAAAATCCTGACGAAATAACCGGTCGCTTCGTTTTAATCATCGACGGATTGAACGAAATATTTTATCAAACAGATAAGTTGAGCGGGTTCATCGAAAACCTGTTGGACATTGTTGCCTTTTACGAAAACACCCCCTGGTTCAAGCTGATTCTGACCGCACATCCGGATAACTGGAAAATCCTATCTGGCATTACGCAGAAAAAGACGTCGATCCGGAAGCAATGGTTTGATGTGAGCTTCAATGCGCTCGTGAACGAGACAATCAATATTCCGTTACTGAAGAAAAAGGAAATCAAACAGCTTTTGGAAAAGCATCATTCGCAAAAGCAGTTGCAACAAATGTATTTTCAGGCTCCGCATACGCTGGAAGTGATCAGCCATCCGTTCTTTCTAAATCTATTCCTCAAGAAGAAACAGGAAAATATTGAAACAGATATCGACCTTCTGCAGGACGCAATTTGCAACAACTTATTTTCAGAACCGTTCTCTGTTCAGAAAGCCGCCATTATCGATACAATCTTCCAACACTCCGAATACGGACGAAAAATTACGTCTATCGACAAAGATGTCTTTCCAACAACCGAAGAATTCACAGCAGCATACAAAGATTTGGTTGCGAAAAACATCCTCTATGAATATACGATTCCCGGCTACTATCTTTCACTGAAAACCTGTGTCAATTTTTCGCACGACATTTTGATGGAGTTCATGCTGGCCAACAAATGGCTTCGCGAGAATAAGTTCGACCTTAACCTGATTAAGAGAGTCAGCGATTACTATTCAGACAACAGGCAGCTGCGGTCGAACATCATTAAATACCTCATTAAAATTGCCTTCAGGGAAAGTAAAACAGAACTTTTGAAAGACATTTATTCCATCTTCAAAGTTGGTAGTAGTAACGAAATCCTGATTGACACGCTGGACATTGACTCCGATGCTCTAAATATTCTGACGCTTGAACTCCGAAAACACAAGGAGATTCGGGATTACCTTATTCCCCATTACGCAAAATCTCAGGCCGGCCAACAGTTTTATTTTGAATTCTTCTTCGACATGGATGCATTGGTATTGCACTCGGGAGAGAATGTGAATTATTATCTGGAAAATGCACCGAGGGAAGACGCTCAGATTTACGGGCACTATTTGAAATTTACACAGTTTTTCTTCGAAAAGGATATGGAAAACTTGCAGGCGGAAGCTGGATGGTTTGCTCAAATTCAACAACCTGAGAAGCTGGTTCCTCTAACAGCTGGCTTCTACTACGCAGTGCAGATCATGTCCGAAGTGTTCCTTCAAAACCGGTTTAGCGATCAACTGATGCAACGGATCATGAAGCAATCGGAACAGTTTCTGACCGACAAAGCGCAATTAAAATTCAGCTTTCCCATATTTGAATACCTGGTAGCTAATGCTCTGAATTACGCCAATCGCTTTAATGAGATCGTTACGGTCACGAACGCAGTTACCGACAAATATATTCTAGATAAACATCGGTCATCCTGGCTGTATGAACTAATGAGAGCGTTTTACGCCCGGGCACTTTTAAATACAGGCGAAGAAGAAATAGCTCGGGAGAATCTCAAAGAAGTGGAACTAAGATCTGTCTCCGTCAACTACAAATACTATGTGAAACTACGCTACTACCTGGTCCAGGTCGACTTTTTACTGCATGACGAAAAAACGGGGCAGGCGATAGAGCTTTTAGATGAAATAAAAAGCATCGCCAAGATGATCAAATTCAAGTATTTCTACGACCAAGCCAGCACAATCGAAAAGAAGCTCAAAAGCAATTCTTCGAATTCATCCAACATGCACGGGCGAAAAAATCTGGAAAAGATCTAA
- a CDS encoding cation diffusion facilitator family transporter: MNTSKHKYVIWEGWISIIANTLLFFLKYWAGIVSGSIALIADAWHTLTDSVSSVIVLIGGKLSRKPADDDHPFGHGRAEHIAAVIIGVLLAIVAFDFIISAYEKLVSRQSGNFGTIAIVVTIISIVVKEVMAQYAFWAYRKSGSSILKADGWHHRTDSLSSVIILVGILLGKYYWWIDGALAFVVAVMIGYASFEILSKEIKALLGEDVYPEDIKAITNEVYLLLNREVYIHHFHQHRYGDHNELSCHIKLPAEMPLEEVHNICTKIEKMILQKFNMVATIHPEPLKRP, translated from the coding sequence ATGAATACTTCCAAACACAAATACGTCATTTGGGAGGGTTGGATCTCCATTATTGCCAACACCCTGTTGTTCTTCCTGAAATACTGGGCAGGTATTGTTTCCGGATCAATCGCATTGATTGCCGACGCCTGGCACACCCTGACGGACTCTGTTTCTTCGGTAATCGTATTAATTGGCGGTAAATTGTCGCGCAAACCTGCCGACGACGACCACCCTTTCGGGCATGGCAGAGCCGAACACATTGCCGCTGTCATTATCGGCGTCCTGTTGGCAATTGTAGCCTTCGACTTCATCATCTCCGCCTACGAGAAACTGGTTTCGCGCCAGTCCGGTAATTTCGGAACCATTGCCATTGTCGTCACCATTATATCTATCGTTGTAAAAGAAGTGATGGCACAATACGCGTTTTGGGCCTATCGCAAAAGCGGTTCCTCTATTTTAAAGGCCGACGGCTGGCATCATCGAACCGACTCACTTTCATCGGTAATTATCCTGGTTGGTATTTTGCTGGGCAAATATTATTGGTGGATTGACGGCGCACTGGCCTTTGTCGTCGCTGTGATGATTGGCTACGCGAGCTTCGAGATTTTGTCCAAAGAAATCAAAGCCTTGCTGGGTGAAGATGTTTACCCGGAAGACATCAAAGCAATCACCAATGAAGTGTACTTGTTATTGAATCGCGAAGTCTACATTCACCATTTTCACCAACACCGCTACGGCGACCATAATGAATTAAGCTGCCACATCAAGCTTCCGGCAGAGATGCCGCTGGAAGAAGTTCATAATATTTGCACAAAGATTGAAAAAATGATCTTGCAAAAATTCAACATGGTAGCGACCATTCACCCCGAGCCGCTAAAAAGACCGTAA
- the lepA gene encoding translation elongation factor 4, with protein MKNIRNFCIIAHIDHGKSTLADRLLEITKTVSEREMQAQVLDSMDLEKERGITIKSHAIQMDYEQDGEKYILNLIDTPGHVDFSYEVSRSIAACEGALLIIDSTQGIQAQTISNLYLALEHDLEIIPILNKMDLPNAMPEVVEDQIIDLIGCDRSDIIRASGKTGEGVEEILRRIVASVPAPKGDPEAPLQALIFDSVFNPFRGVIAYFKILNGSMSKGDLVKFVNTKKEYDVDEVGVLRLGMEPRKMLGTGDVGYIISGIKMAKEVKVGDTITHKERPCDKAIEGFEEVKPMVFAGVYPIESDDYEDLRAAMEKLQLNDASLTYEPESSAALGFGFRCGFLGMLHMEIIQERLDREFDMNVITTVPNVSYLVHTTDGETIQVYNPSGLPSANKIMEIEEPFIRAQIITKSDFIGQVMTLCMEKRGLMTKQDYLTAERAELTFDMPLGEIVFDFYDKLKSISKGYASFDYHMIGFKPAKLVRLDILLNGEMVDALSSLIHFDNAYNLGRRMCEKLRELIPRQQFDIAIQAAIGAKIIARETIKAVRKDVTAKCYGGDITRKRKLLEKQKKGKKRMKQVGNVEVPQKAFLAVLKLD; from the coding sequence ATGAAGAACATCCGTAACTTTTGCATTATTGCTCATATCGATCATGGTAAAAGCACCTTGGCTGACCGCTTGTTGGAAATAACCAAAACGGTTAGCGAACGGGAGATGCAGGCTCAGGTACTCGATAGTATGGACCTTGAAAAGGAGAGAGGGATTACCATTAAGAGCCACGCCATACAAATGGATTATGAGCAGGACGGAGAAAAATATATCCTGAACCTGATTGATACTCCGGGACACGTTGACTTTTCGTACGAAGTGTCGCGGTCGATTGCGGCATGCGAAGGTGCCTTGTTGATCATCGATTCAACCCAGGGGATCCAGGCTCAGACGATTTCAAACCTGTACCTGGCATTGGAACATGATTTGGAAATTATTCCGATCCTGAATAAAATGGACCTTCCAAATGCTATGCCGGAAGTTGTCGAAGATCAGATTATTGACCTGATTGGTTGCGACCGCAGCGATATTATTCGCGCCAGCGGAAAAACCGGAGAAGGCGTAGAGGAGATTCTTCGCAGGATTGTAGCAAGTGTGCCGGCACCAAAAGGAGATCCGGAAGCACCGCTTCAAGCCTTGATTTTCGACTCGGTCTTCAACCCGTTTCGCGGTGTAATCGCCTATTTTAAAATACTGAATGGCTCGATGAGCAAAGGCGATTTGGTGAAATTTGTCAACACCAAGAAGGAGTACGACGTCGACGAAGTTGGAGTACTTCGTTTAGGAATGGAACCTCGCAAAATGCTGGGGACCGGAGATGTGGGGTACATCATCTCGGGTATTAAAATGGCCAAAGAAGTAAAAGTTGGTGATACCATTACGCATAAAGAACGTCCGTGTGATAAAGCAATTGAAGGTTTCGAGGAAGTGAAACCGATGGTTTTTGCCGGCGTTTACCCGATCGAATCAGACGACTACGAAGATTTGAGAGCGGCGATGGAAAAATTGCAGCTCAATGATGCTTCGCTGACCTACGAGCCGGAGTCGTCAGCGGCACTTGGTTTTGGTTTCCGATGCGGGTTCCTCGGGATGTTACACATGGAAATCATCCAGGAACGATTGGATCGCGAATTCGATATGAACGTGATCACAACTGTTCCCAACGTGTCGTACCTGGTGCATACAACCGATGGCGAAACCATACAGGTTTACAACCCGAGCGGATTGCCTTCGGCCAATAAAATCATGGAAATTGAAGAGCCGTTCATTCGTGCACAGATCATTACAAAGTCTGATTTTATCGGGCAGGTCATGACCCTTTGTATGGAAAAGCGCGGGTTAATGACCAAGCAGGATTACCTGACTGCAGAGCGTGCCGAACTGACTTTCGATATGCCATTGGGCGAAATTGTATTCGATTTCTACGATAAACTGAAGTCGATTTCGAAAGGATACGCGTCATTCGACTACCACATGATTGGCTTCAAACCAGCTAAGTTGGTTCGTTTGGATATCCTGCTGAATGGTGAAATGGTCGATGCACTTTCGTCGTTAATTCACTTTGACAACGCATATAACCTTGGCCGCCGCATGTGCGAAAAGTTACGGGAGCTAATCCCTCGTCAACAGTTCGACATTGCGATTCAGGCAGCTATCGGGGCTAAAATCATCGCCCGCGAAACCATTAAAGCGGTGCGTAAGGACGTAACTGCGAAGTGTTACGGTGGTGATATTACCCGGAAGCGAAAACTGTTGGAAAAACAGAAGAAAGGTAAAAAACGAATGAAGCAGGTTGGTAACGTGGAAGTTCCGCAGAAAGCCTTCCTCGCTGTATTGAAACTGGATTAA
- a CDS encoding DUF6452 family protein, protein MKQLAQFFFLLLALAACKEVYDRPPQSQVQLNLYSIDDESSLTTLVSVYGLDQDSIWIDSSSVTYFQLPLNDDSDTSIFILSLDLVNDTIMLKYDTELVYESMESGFYTNHYLKWIRSTSNKIDSISLIDTLVISTWHENIQLYLNDSTNITESE, encoded by the coding sequence ATGAAACAACTTGCTCAATTTTTCTTCCTCCTTTTGGCTTTGGCGGCTTGTAAAGAAGTGTATGACCGACCGCCCCAATCGCAGGTACAGTTAAATCTATACAGTATTGACGATGAGTCGTCGCTAACGACCTTAGTAAGTGTCTACGGCCTGGATCAGGACAGCATTTGGATTGACAGCAGCAGTGTTACCTATTTCCAGCTTCCGTTGAACGACGATAGCGATACATCGATCTTTATCCTTTCACTCGATTTGGTAAACGACACGATCATGTTAAAATATGACACCGAGCTGGTTTACGAATCGATGGAATCCGGTTTTTACACGAACCACTACCTGAAGTGGATTCGCTCGACGAGCAATAAAATTGATTCAATTAGTCTGATTGACACTCTTGTAATCTCAACCTGGCATGAAAATATTCAACTATACCTTAACGATAGCACTAATATTACTGAGTCTGAGTAG
- a CDS encoding LytR/AlgR family response regulator transcription factor yields MTDSTYNCLIVDDEPIAIRVIKNHLSEFKNLNLVGECSNAIEAIELLSRCKVDLIFLDIQMPQITGVEFLKSLNQAPKVIFTTAYRDYAIDAFELDVVDYLLKPISLVRFSKAVNRFYQRMNESTPSQPAPATEINTDYIFLKVDKKYQKVLLTDVLYIESFGDYLIVHCEGNRFTIKDRISQMEEQLPSEQFLRVHRGFIVSLGKITALLPGLIEIGSHRVPIGRSYRDAVENFRQGPLHST; encoded by the coding sequence ATGACCGACAGCACCTACAACTGCCTCATTGTTGACGACGAACCCATCGCAATCAGGGTTATCAAGAATCATCTATCTGAATTTAAAAATTTGAATTTGGTAGGTGAATGCAGTAATGCAATTGAAGCAATTGAACTTTTGTCGCGCTGTAAAGTGGATTTGATTTTTCTCGACATTCAGATGCCTCAGATAACCGGCGTTGAGTTTTTAAAAAGCTTAAACCAGGCGCCGAAAGTGATCTTCACTACTGCCTATCGCGATTATGCCATCGATGCCTTCGAACTTGACGTAGTGGATTACCTGCTGAAACCCATTTCCCTTGTGCGCTTTTCGAAAGCCGTGAACCGCTTTTATCAACGGATGAACGAAAGCACACCATCGCAGCCAGCTCCTGCAACCGAAATTAATACCGACTACATATTCCTGAAAGTCGACAAGAAATACCAAAAGGTATTGTTGACAGACGTTCTCTACATTGAAAGCTTTGGCGATTACCTGATTGTGCATTGCGAAGGAAACCGGTTTACGATCAAAGACCGAATCAGCCAAATGGAAGAGCAACTCCCCAGCGAACAATTTCTGCGCGTGCACCGAGGATTTATCGTCTCACTTGGTAAAATCACAGCTCTGTTGCCCGGATTAATCGAAATTGGCAGCCACAGAGTTCCGATTGGCCGAAGTTACCGCGACGCCGTGGAAAACTTCCGGCAGGGGCCGTTACACTCAACTTAA
- a CDS encoding MotA/TolQ/ExbB proton channel family protein, which produces MKFTDLFFMGGPLFMGIVTIWTIAMLVFIVLKIIQIFVQQSYTKAGLDLILLFGSLAFVTGILGQAIGLFMAFDAIQAAGDISPALIAGGFKVSMIAPLYGCFAFVIGLLLWGILREIVIRKGLEN; this is translated from the coding sequence ATGAAATTCACTGATCTTTTCTTTATGGGTGGTCCGTTGTTTATGGGAATCGTAACCATCTGGACAATTGCAATGCTGGTATTCATTGTGCTGAAAATCATCCAGATTTTTGTGCAGCAAAGCTATACCAAAGCAGGCTTGGATCTGATCCTTCTTTTCGGAAGTTTAGCGTTTGTAACCGGTATTCTCGGCCAGGCAATTGGTTTGTTTATGGCGTTCGACGCAATTCAAGCAGCCGGTGATATTTCCCCCGCATTAATTGCAGGTGGTTTCAAGGTTAGTATGATTGCGCCTCTTTACGGATGTTTCGCCTTCGTCATCGGCTTGCTGTTATGGGGAATTCTTCGGGAAATAGTAATCCGGAAAGGCCTCGAAAATTAA
- a CDS encoding GDP-mannose 4,6-dehydratase → MAVILVTGCAGFIGSHLTEKLLKEGYRVVGIDNFDPFYDRSIKERNMKSFIKHPSFLFFELDLTDGPTMEANLADIEIDGIVHLAGKAGVRPSIMSPHAYTRANVTATQNILEMMRKRGIRKMAFASSSSVYGNSTDIPFLETQDVSNPISPYAFTKKACELANYTYHTLYNLDIVNMRFFTVFGPRQRPDLAIHKFTELILHKAEIPMFGDGSTSRDYTYYEDTVDGIYKALQYLFAHDKVYEIVNLGNNQPVKLTEMIRAIEKATGEKAKIKQLPMQAGDVDITYANIDKAKKLFGYNPQYSFEEGVRNFVEWYKSVHAECNL, encoded by the coding sequence ATGGCAGTAATTCTCGTTACAGGTTGTGCCGGATTCATCGGCTCCCATCTTACCGAAAAGTTATTGAAAGAAGGCTATCGGGTTGTTGGAATTGACAACTTTGATCCGTTTTACGATCGAAGTATCAAGGAGCGTAACATGAAATCATTCATCAAGCATCCTTCGTTTTTATTTTTTGAGTTAGACCTGACTGATGGGCCAACCATGGAAGCCAATTTGGCTGATATCGAAATTGACGGTATCGTTCATTTGGCGGGGAAAGCCGGAGTTCGTCCTTCAATCATGTCGCCTCACGCTTATACGCGGGCAAATGTCACCGCCACTCAAAATATTCTGGAAATGATGCGCAAGCGCGGAATCCGCAAGATGGCCTTTGCATCATCATCGTCAGTCTACGGTAACTCAACCGATATTCCGTTTCTGGAAACGCAAGATGTAAGCAACCCGATTTCGCCCTACGCTTTTACCAAGAAAGCTTGTGAGCTGGCTAATTACACTTATCATACCCTGTACAACCTGGATATCGTCAACATGCGGTTTTTCACCGTTTTTGGACCGCGTCAGCGCCCGGATCTGGCAATCCATAAATTCACCGAGCTGATTTTGCACAAAGCAGAAATTCCAATGTTTGGCGACGGAAGTACCTCGAGGGATTACACCTATTACGAAGACACCGTTGATGGAATTTACAAAGCGCTGCAATACCTTTTTGCACACGACAAGGTCTACGAGATTGTGAACCTCGGTAACAACCAACCGGTGAAACTGACCGAGATGATCAGAGCAATTGAAAAGGCAACCGGTGAAAAAGCAAAAATAAAACAACTTCCCATGCAGGCTGGCGACGTCGACATTACTTATGCCAACATCGACAAAGCAAAGAAACTGTTTGGCTACAACCCACAATATTCGTTCGAAGAAGGTGTCCGGAATTTTGTAGAGTGGTACAAATCAGTTCACGCGGAATGTAACCTGTAG
- a CDS encoding lipid-A-disaccharide synthase N-terminal domain-containing protein, with the protein MDHILIISIGFLAQILFFGRTIVQWFKSEHEGKVLSPTLFWKISLFGSILMLTYGILRQDAAILIGQILVYFIYVRNIQLKNDWKPMALPMRIFILATPVGILAYLFFGTDYSLSTFFNNSKNPPLLMFWGIAAQLIFISRFFYQWIYSENRKESVLPVGFWVISIVGSAMNFIYGMFRLDPVLLAAHSFGMFVYLRNILIHYNKQSLFSRLDVPALNKLIARISGKIK; encoded by the coding sequence ATGGATCATATCCTGATAATTTCAATCGGATTTCTTGCGCAAATCCTGTTTTTTGGCCGTACAATTGTGCAGTGGTTCAAGTCGGAACACGAAGGCAAAGTCTTATCGCCCACCCTTTTCTGGAAAATAAGCTTGTTTGGTTCTATTCTAATGCTCACCTACGGTATTTTGCGTCAGGACGCAGCAATCCTGATCGGCCAAATCCTGGTCTATTTTATTTATGTCCGAAATATTCAGCTGAAAAACGACTGGAAACCAATGGCACTTCCGATGCGGATTTTTATTTTGGCCACTCCAGTTGGCATTTTGGCTTACTTGTTTTTCGGCACGGATTATTCGCTGTCCACCTTTTTCAACAACTCGAAAAATCCCCCGCTGTTGATGTTCTGGGGGATCGCAGCCCAGTTAATTTTCATCTCGCGTTTTTTCTACCAATGGATATATTCTGAAAACCGGAAAGAGTCGGTATTACCCGTCGGCTTTTGGGTGATTAGTATCGTTGGTTCGGCAATGAATTTCATTTACGGTATGTTCCGGCTCGATCCGGTACTTTTGGCTGCCCATAGTTTCGGAATGTTTGTGTATCTTCGTAACATATTAATTCACTACAACAAACAGAGTTTATTCAGTCGACTAGACGTGCCGGCCCTCAATAAACTAATCGCCCGAATATCGGGAAAGATAAAGTAG
- a CDS encoding sensor histidine kinase gives MIALIPKETFNRRSALNAGQHLLFWIIAYLFFVLFFGRANRDYPTTITFASMLFPLAIATSYFLNYFLIPKFLFTRSYFRFALFLFYTLIITLWLETLISMFVFMFITDLKLYKLDPSAFDVVFLLVGLYFVILAFIAIEQIKRAFEMKKENTELANRQYETELKLRESELKLLRAQIHPHFLFNTLNNLYGLTLEKSDLAPELVLKLSDLMDYMLYKCNKPKVKLGDELDHLKNYIEIERIRYGEKLKLDFRIDGQTEELEIAPMLLLAFFENAFKHGVSKSLEKPFVDIRLNIAGAKLELNIKNSCETTSPKEEDYTHGIGLKNVRKRLELIYPGHNLQIVNKANTFEIDLILNLTNDSPTR, from the coding sequence ATGATAGCCCTGATTCCAAAAGAAACATTCAACCGCCGATCGGCTCTAAACGCCGGTCAACACTTGCTGTTTTGGATCATTGCCTATTTGTTTTTTGTGCTGTTTTTTGGTCGCGCCAACCGCGACTATCCAACAACCATCACATTCGCGTCCATGCTTTTTCCGCTGGCCATCGCAACCAGTTATTTTCTGAACTACTTCCTCATTCCCAAATTCCTTTTCACCAGATCTTACTTTCGCTTTGCGCTGTTTCTGTTTTATACCCTCATCATAACCCTTTGGCTCGAAACGCTCATCAGCATGTTTGTTTTCATGTTCATCACCGACCTTAAACTGTACAAACTCGATCCCTCTGCCTTCGATGTCGTTTTCCTACTTGTTGGGCTCTATTTTGTCATTCTCGCGTTCATTGCAATAGAACAAATAAAGCGAGCCTTCGAGATGAAAAAAGAAAATACAGAGCTGGCAAACCGCCAATACGAAACCGAGCTAAAACTGAGGGAATCGGAATTGAAACTGTTGCGCGCTCAAATTCATCCGCACTTCCTGTTCAACACACTGAATAATTTATATGGATTGACGCTCGAAAAATCGGATCTGGCACCGGAGCTCGTACTGAAGCTTTCGGATCTGATGGATTACATGCTCTACAAATGCAACAAACCGAAAGTGAAACTTGGTGATGAATTGGACCATTTGAAAAACTACATCGAAATTGAACGGATTCGCTACGGTGAGAAATTGAAACTCGATTTCAGAATAGACGGACAAACAGAAGAATTGGAAATAGCGCCAATGCTTTTGCTTGCATTCTTCGAGAACGCGTTCAAACACGGCGTCAGCAAATCGCTGGAGAAACCCTTCGTTGACATCCGCCTAAATATAGCAGGAGCAAAACTCGAACTGAATATCAAAAACAGTTGTGAGACCACGAGCCCCAAAGAGGAAGACTATACCCATGGAATTGGATTGAAAAACGTACGAAAGCGACTGGAATTGATCTATCCCGGCCACAACTTGCAGATCGTGAACAAAGCCAATACCTTTGAAATAGATTTAATACTGAACCTAACAAACGATTCACCAACACGCTAA
- a CDS encoding isoamylase early set domain-containing protein, translating into MSIKRQYLKGKQLYKVTFRLINGNGLDAKNIRIIGEFNDWDFASEPMEKSEGGVFTKVLELDADQEYQFRYLVDNKFWENDPDADDLVPSGTGKEDYNSVIVL; encoded by the coding sequence ATGAGTATTAAGAGACAATATTTAAAAGGCAAACAATTGTATAAAGTAACATTCAGGCTTATTAACGGCAACGGGCTCGATGCAAAGAACATTCGGATTATTGGAGAATTCAATGATTGGGATTTTGCGAGTGAGCCGATGGAAAAGTCTGAAGGAGGAGTATTTACGAAGGTGTTGGAACTCGATGCAGATCAGGAGTATCAGTTTCGCTACTTGGTTGACAACAAGTTTTGGGAAAATGATCCCGACGCAGACGACCTTGTTCCTTCCGGTACCGGCAAGGAAGATTACAATTCAGTGATCGTGCTTTAG